From Dreissena polymorpha isolate Duluth1 chromosome 15, UMN_Dpol_1.0, whole genome shotgun sequence, a single genomic window includes:
- the LOC127859609 gene encoding uncharacterized protein LOC127859609 — translation MINAYFSGMKLRFMVGEKMTAWQRLEKGIVTGCTISVVLFVMGMNLIINPANKETRGPKTSTGLHLPTNRGFMDDLTVTTQTHIQARWVLKVLEEAATWARMNFKPKKSRSLVIKRGSVTKWFTLQVQGEDIPSIMDSPIKCLGKWFDSSLSDKANVERIRSQLQEGLKQIDKSALPGKFKAWLFQNALLPRLMWPLMLYEIPTSSVECLERKISKHLRRWLGIPPSFTSIGLYGRSNQLQLPLSSLVEEFKVAKTRLVVTLKQSQDSSIRNAGIETRTGRKWSASQAVEQAEKRLQQKDIVGITAVGRQGLGSSKITLWSSAGNMERRRMVQDEVRAAGKEDRRAKAVAMGAQGAWTKWTTTERKLTWADIWSYEPLRIAFLLRSVYDLLP, via the coding sequence GAATAGTGACCGGGTGTACCATCTCAGTTGTCCTGTTTGTGATGGGCATGAACCTCATAATCAACcctgcaaacaaagaaacccgCGGGCCTAAGACATCTACAGGGTTACACCTGCCAACAAACAGAGGCTTCATGGACGATCTAACAGTGACaacacagacacacatacaagCAAGATGGGTACTGAAAGTATTGGAGGAGGCAGCCACCTGGGCTAGAATGAATTTCAAACCCAAGAAGTCCAGAAGTCTGGTCATCAAGCGCGGATCAGTCACAAAATGGTTCACCCTACAAGTCCAAGGGGAAGACATACCATCAATTATGGACAGTCCCATAAAGTGCCTGGGCAAGTGGTTTGATTCGAGCCTTAGTGACAAAGCAAACGTAGAGCGCATCAGATCACAGCTCCAGGAAGGGCTGAAACAAATTGACAAATCCGCTTTACCAGGAAAGTTCAAGGCATGGCTCTTCCAGAATGCACTTCTCCCCAGACTGATGTGGCCCCTTATGCTATATGAAATACCGACATCCTCTGTCGAATGCTTGGAGAGAAAGATCAGCAAACACCTGCGCCGATGGCTGGGAATACCACCAAGCTTTACCAGCATCGGATTGTATGGGCGATCGAACCAGCTACAACTCCCGCTATCATCACTAGTGGAGGAGTTCAAAGTTGCAAAGACACGACTGGTAGTGACGCTCAAGCAATCGCAGGACAGTTCAATTCGAAATGCTGGGATTGAAACTAGGACAGGGAGAAAGTGGTCAGCAAGCCAAGCAGTCGAACAGGCCGAGAAAAGACTCCAGCAAAAAGACATTGTCGGCATCACAGCTGTAGGCAGACAGGGGCTAGGCAGCTCCAAGATAACATTATGGAGCTCTGCTGGAAACATGGAAAGGAGGAGAATGGTGCAAGATGAAGTCAGAGCAGCAGGAAAAGAAGACAGAAGAGCGAAAGCTGTGGCTATGGGTGCCCAAGGTGCGTGGACGAAATGGACAACGACAGAAAGAAAACTGACCTGGGCTGATATTTGGAGCTACGAACCACTGAGGATAGCGTTCCTGCTCAGATCAGTCTATGACCTGCTACCGTGA